One part of the Coffea eugenioides isolate CCC68of chromosome 10, Ceug_1.0, whole genome shotgun sequence genome encodes these proteins:
- the LOC113748754 gene encoding uncharacterized protein LOC113748754 isoform X3 translates to MAHVLRPLARLPRLHHQCHCSAGAFYYFLTSCSLPSAETTAKFPHQLLLINSSPLVSARNLHFRTRALKLRQLPLPSDTTESDSDSSDDGSAKKSRNEKKREAKRAVRWGMELANFSPPQIKRILRVASLEREVYDALMLVKRLGRDVREGKRRQFNYIGRLLREVEPELMDGLIQATKDGDNGKFQTLCGPEAQAIEDSDDTAEETEDECEDDPEYCIEITTRWFEGLIKKDIDVMNEIYSLDSVDFDRQELRRLVRKVHVMQEHQVSSESEEKGEEVEAKVVGAKRRLTRFLRSLGFVESEEAGDCL, encoded by the exons ATGGCGCATGTTTTAAGGCCTCTGGCGCGGTTGCCCAGATTACATCACCAATGCCACTGCTCCGCCGGAGCATTCTATTATTTCCTTACCTCCTGCTCCCTCCCTTCCGCAGAAACCACCGCCAAATTCCCCCACCAACTCTTACTCATCAATTCCTCCCCCCTGGTCTCTGCTCGCAACCTCCACTTCCGTACACGCGCTCTCAAATTGCGTCAACTTCCCTTGCCGTCCGATACCACTGAGAGCGACAGCGACTCTTCCGACGAcggttcggccaagaagagcCGCAATGAGAAGAAGCGCGAGGCTAAGCGCGCCGTCCGCTGGGGGATGGAGCTCGCTAACTTCTCACCACCTCAAATCAAGCGCATTCTCAG AGTGGCCTCTCTTGAGCGTGAAGTCTACGATGCTCTCATGCTAGTTAAG AGGCTTGGTCGCGATGTTCGAGAAGGAAAGCGAAGACAGTTCAATTATATAG GAAGACTGCTCCGAGAGGTAGAGCCTGAATTGATGGACGGGTTAATCCAGGCCACAAAGGACGGCGACAATGGCAAGTTTCAAACTTTATGTGGTCCAGAAGCACAGGCAATTGAAGATAGTGATGACACAGCAGAAGAAACTGAAGATGAGTGTGAAGAT GATCCAGAGTATTGCATTGAGATAACAACCAGATGGTTTGAGGGATTGATCAAAAAAGATATTGATGTTATGAATGAAATCTACTCACTTGACAGCGTTGATTTTGACCGTCAG GAACTAAGAAGGCTTGTAAGGAAAGTGCATGTCATGCAAGAGCATCAGGTCAGCTCAGAATCAGAAGAGAAGGGGGAAGAAGTGGAAGCAAAGGTCGTGGGTGCTAAAAGGCGCCTCACTCGTTTCCTTCGGAGCCTT GGTTTCGTAGAAAGTGAGGAGGCGGGGGACTGCTTATGA
- the LOC113748754 gene encoding uncharacterized protein LOC113748754 isoform X1, whose amino-acid sequence MAHVLRPLARLPRLHHQCHCSAGAFYYFLTSCSLPSAETTAKFPHQLLLINSSPLVSARNLHFRTRALKLRQLPLPSDTTESDSDSSDDGSAKKSRNEKKREAKRAVRWGMELANFSPPQIKRILRVASLEREVYDALMLVKRLGRDVREGKRRQFNYIGRLLREVEPELMDGLIQATKDGDNGKFQTLCGPEAQAIEDSDDTAEETEDECEDDPEYCIEITTRWFEGLIKKDIDVMNEIYSLDSVDFDRQFSVGLSG is encoded by the exons ATGGCGCATGTTTTAAGGCCTCTGGCGCGGTTGCCCAGATTACATCACCAATGCCACTGCTCCGCCGGAGCATTCTATTATTTCCTTACCTCCTGCTCCCTCCCTTCCGCAGAAACCACCGCCAAATTCCCCCACCAACTCTTACTCATCAATTCCTCCCCCCTGGTCTCTGCTCGCAACCTCCACTTCCGTACACGCGCTCTCAAATTGCGTCAACTTCCCTTGCCGTCCGATACCACTGAGAGCGACAGCGACTCTTCCGACGAcggttcggccaagaagagcCGCAATGAGAAGAAGCGCGAGGCTAAGCGCGCCGTCCGCTGGGGGATGGAGCTCGCTAACTTCTCACCACCTCAAATCAAGCGCATTCTCAG AGTGGCCTCTCTTGAGCGTGAAGTCTACGATGCTCTCATGCTAGTTAAG AGGCTTGGTCGCGATGTTCGAGAAGGAAAGCGAAGACAGTTCAATTATATAG GAAGACTGCTCCGAGAGGTAGAGCCTGAATTGATGGACGGGTTAATCCAGGCCACAAAGGACGGCGACAATGGCAAGTTTCAAACTTTATGTGGTCCAGAAGCACAGGCAATTGAAGATAGTGATGACACAGCAGAAGAAACTGAAGATGAGTGTGAAGAT GATCCAGAGTATTGCATTGAGATAACAACCAGATGGTTTGAGGGATTGATCAAAAAAGATATTGATGTTATGAATGAAATCTACTCACTTGACAGCGTTGATTTTGACCGTCAG TTCTCTGTTGGTTTGTCGGGATAG
- the LOC113748846 gene encoding peptidyl-prolyl cis-trans isomerase, which translates to MSNPKVFFDMSIGGSPAGRICMELYADTTPRTAENFRSLCTGEKGVGRSGKPLHFKGSTFHRVIPGFMCQGGDFTAGNGTGGESIYGSKFEDENFIKKHTGPGILSMANAGPNTNGSQFFICTDKTAWLDGKHVVFGRITEGMDVVKAVEQVGSSSGRTSKPVVISNCGQLS; encoded by the coding sequence ATGTCAAACCCTAAAGTCTTCTTCGACATGTCCATCGGCGGTAGCCCTGCCGGCCGTATCTGCATGGAGCTCTACGCAGACACGACTCCCCGCACCGCCGAGAACTTCCGCTCACTCTGTACCGGCGAGAAAGGCGTCGGAAGGAGCGGCAAGCCCTTGCACTTCAAAGGATCGACCTTCCACCGCGTGATCCCCGGTTTCATGTGCCAGGGAGGCGACTTCACCGCCGGAAACGGCACCGGAGGCGAGTCGATCTACGGATCCAAGTTCGAGGATGAGAACTTCATCAAGAAGCACACTGGTCCAGGGATTTTGTCCATGGCTAACGCCGGACCCAACACCAATGGCTCTCAGTTCTTCATCTGCACCGACAAGACCGCATGGCTCGACGGCAAGCACGTCGTGTTCGGCCGTATCACGGAGGGTATGGATGTGGTGAAGGCGGTTGAGCAGGTTGGGTCTTCTTCTGGAAGGACCTCCAAGCCGGTGGTGATCTCCAACTGCGGCCAGCTTTCTTAG
- the LOC113748754 gene encoding uncharacterized protein LOC113748754 isoform X2, whose product MAHVLRPLARLPRLHHQCHCSAGAFYYFLTSCSLPSAETTAKFPHQLLLINSSPLVSARNLHFRTRALKLRQLPLPSDTTESDSDSSDDGSAKKSRNEKKREAKRAVRWGMELANFSPPQIKRILRVASLEREVYDALMLVKRLGRDVREGKRRQFNYIGRLLREVEPELMDGLIQATKDGDNGKFQTLCGPEAQAIEDSDDTAEETEDECEDDPEYCIEITTRWFEGLIKKDIDVMNEIYSLDSVDFDRQVRN is encoded by the exons ATGGCGCATGTTTTAAGGCCTCTGGCGCGGTTGCCCAGATTACATCACCAATGCCACTGCTCCGCCGGAGCATTCTATTATTTCCTTACCTCCTGCTCCCTCCCTTCCGCAGAAACCACCGCCAAATTCCCCCACCAACTCTTACTCATCAATTCCTCCCCCCTGGTCTCTGCTCGCAACCTCCACTTCCGTACACGCGCTCTCAAATTGCGTCAACTTCCCTTGCCGTCCGATACCACTGAGAGCGACAGCGACTCTTCCGACGAcggttcggccaagaagagcCGCAATGAGAAGAAGCGCGAGGCTAAGCGCGCCGTCCGCTGGGGGATGGAGCTCGCTAACTTCTCACCACCTCAAATCAAGCGCATTCTCAG AGTGGCCTCTCTTGAGCGTGAAGTCTACGATGCTCTCATGCTAGTTAAG AGGCTTGGTCGCGATGTTCGAGAAGGAAAGCGAAGACAGTTCAATTATATAG GAAGACTGCTCCGAGAGGTAGAGCCTGAATTGATGGACGGGTTAATCCAGGCCACAAAGGACGGCGACAATGGCAAGTTTCAAACTTTATGTGGTCCAGAAGCACAGGCAATTGAAGATAGTGATGACACAGCAGAAGAAACTGAAGATGAGTGTGAAGAT GATCCAGAGTATTGCATTGAGATAACAACCAGATGGTTTGAGGGATTGATCAAAAAAGATATTGATGTTATGAATGAAATCTACTCACTTGACAGCGTTGATTTTGACCGTCAGGTTAG GAACTAA
- the LOC113750023 gene encoding uncharacterized protein LOC113750023 — protein sequence MGGVCSNGINKRSINKSELEERNHEHHDKSSGFSGKLKSGKSSGGKQQNKIDDSSHAYPDFDAFEKTSNLYDSGELQLSFSRELKPSTPARTPAAAKGPQVSSFLGKAGIAGLEKAVEVLDTLGSSMSNLNNSGFIGGMASRGNRIAILAFEVANTIAKGANLLQSLSEDNIRFLKKEILHSEGVQQLVSTDMKELLSIAATDKREEFDVFSREVVRFGDLCKDPQWHNLGRFFSKLDSDPVNPKLPREEAEMTMQELTSLAQHTSELYHEFHALDRFEQDYRRKLEEVDSLHLPRKGESLMILQSELKHQRKLVRTLRKKSLWSKPLEEVVEKLVDVVTFIHQEISDAFGDNGLVASGREPTKPERLGVAGLALHYANLVTQIDNIASRPTSLPPNMRDTLYNGLPPSIKTALRSRLPPTDAKEELTVPQIKAEMEKTLQWLVPVAADTTKAHQGFGWVGEWANSAGTEFGKNTNKSTSLIRLQTLYHADKKKMDTYILELVTWLHRLISLVKYRDTGAKVLPSRSPTRKGLNMQGEVLTNNSNVHGAQLSLEDRNLLEEVMKRRKVVPGRSKSQEFVVAKKGSKKVWALSRSTGSSPRIELGHPKANVLDILDGLDNSFGALP from the exons ATGGGAGGAGTGTGCTCAAATGGGATAAACAAGAGGAGTATCAACAAATCGGAGCTAGAGGAAAGAAACCATGAGCATCACGACAAAAGTTCTGGGTTTTCTGGAAAGCTCAAGTCTGGGAAGAGTTCAGGGGGAAAGCAGCAGAATAAGATTGATGATTCTTCCCATGCATATCCTGATTTCGATGCTTTTGAGAAGACTTCAAATCTCTATGATTCTGGTGAATTGCAATTATCTTTTTCTAGAGAATTGAAACCTTCTACCCCCGCAAGGACACCTGCAGCTGCCAAG GGGCCTCAAGTGAGCTCATTTCTTGGAAAGGCTGGGATAGCAGGACTAGAAAAGGCAGTCGAAGTACTGGATACATTAGGTAGTAGCATGTCAAATTTAAATAACAGTGGATTTATCGGTGGCATGGCTTCAAGAGGGAACAGAATAGCTATCTTGGCATTTGAAGTTGCCAATACTATAGCCAAAGGAGCAAATCTATTGCAATCCCTTTCTGAAGATAATATCCGCTTTCTGAAAAAGGAAATTCTACATTCTGAAGGGGTACAACAGCTAGTCTCTACTGATATGAAGGAGCTGCTCAGCATTGCAGCCACTGACAAAAG GGAGGAATTTGATGTCTTTTCTCGAGAAGTCGTTAGATTTGGGGATCTGTGTAAAGACCCACAGTGGCACAACCTGGGACGATTCTTTTCAAA GTTGGACTCAGACCCTGTAAATCCTAAGCTACCAAGAGAAGAGGCAGAAATGACCATGCAAGAATTGACATCGCTGGCTCAGCATACTTCT GAACTATATCATGAATTCCATgctttggacagatttgaacaAGATTATCGTCGGAAGCTTGAGGAAGTTGACTCCTTGCACCTTCCTCGGAAAG GTGAAAGTCTCATGATATTACAAAGTGAGCTAAAACATCAAAGAAAACTCGTTAGAACCTTGAGAAAGAAATCTCTGTGGTCTAAACCTTTGGAGGAG GTTGTTGAGAAACTGGTTGATGTAGTTACCTTTATACATCAAGAGATTTCAGATGCATTTGGAGATAATG GGTTGGTGGCTAGTGGGAGAGAGCCTACTAAACCAGAAAGACTAGGTGTAGCTGGTCTTGCTTTACATTATGCTAATTTAGTTACTCAAATTGATAATATT GCATCACGCCCGACCTCTCTTCCTCCTAATATGAGAGATACTTTGTATAATGGGCTGCCTCCCAGCATCAAGACAGCTCTACGCTCCCGGTTACCACCAACAGATGCCAAGGAAGAG CTTACAGTTCCTCAAATTAAGGCCGAAATGGAAAAAACTCTACAGTGGCTTGTTCCTGTTGCTGCAGATACTACAAA AGCGCATCAAGGCTTTGGGTGGGTTGGAGAGTGGGCAAATTCAGCAGG GACTGAATTTGGTAAGAACACGAACAAAAGTACCAGCCTCATTCGCTTGCAGACACTGTATCACGCTGATAAAAAGAAGATGGATACATACATCCTTGAATTGGTGACTTGGCTTCACCGTCTCATCAGCCTGGTAAAGTATCGGGACACTGGAGCCAAGGTTCTGCCAAGCCGGTCCCCAACTCGCAAGGGGCTGAATATGCAGGGTGAGGTGTTAACCAACAACAGCAATGTCCACGGAGCTCAACTTTCCCTGGAAGACAGGAACCTGTTGGAGGAGGTTATGAAAAGGAGAAAAGTAGTTCCTGGGAGAAGCAAAAGCCAGGAGTTCGTTGTGGCCAAGAAGGGAAGCAAAAAGGTGTGGGCGCTCAGTCGGAGCACTGGAAGCTCGCCAAGAATAGAGTTGGGACATCCAAAAGCTAATGTTTTAGACATACTAGACGGGTTAGATAACTCATTTGGAGCTCTTCCATAA
- the LOC113748687 gene encoding uncharacterized protein LOC113748687 produces MGNLVEIKIETYLDKLSLGVKCVTGLEFGSLAAYILYALGMNAAPNITTFLRLNSEASTDSDKKCCMIKFLLKDSDLFAIQVEEEGEMPGRGHRICKPVKLSVHDASVSTETFPT; encoded by the exons ATGGGAAACCTGGTTGAGATTAAGATCGAAACGTATTTAGATAAATTGAGTTTAGGGGTCAAATGTGTTACGGGGCTGGAGTTTGGCTCTTTGGCTGCATATATTCTATATGCCTTAGGGATGAATGCAGCTCCCAACATCACTACATTCCTTCGGTTGAATTCAG AGGCTTCCACTGACTCTGATAAAAAGTGTTGTATGATTAAGTTTTTACTGAAAGATTCGGATTTGTTTGCCATACAAGTCGAAGAAGAGGGAGAAATGCCAGGACGAGGACATCGAATTTGCAAGCCGGTGAAATTGTCAGTGCAtgatgcatctgtttcaacTGAAACCTTTCCCACATAA
- the LOC113749169 gene encoding putative E3 ubiquitin-protein ligase LIN-1 — MAGNYRFEMDHTDIVSSLITTTGSFIQDRLIDKEQRALQKEHCAERLAAEDGSSDKDTEVRYSDQAVLANLDWGIEALEEAISTSNMETKMARLDYAEKMLQVCAMLNSSQRTAGVPNFYLSAWAHLNLSYLWKLRNNVQNSVLHILDMFIIDPFFSRIDFAPELWKSLFLPHMSSIIGWYSEERHRIVMDVIPDSNDLSFTVDFDNYFNESLITSVRPDQAEKMQKLEHLYGQSLDENTRLYARYYKECMNYDSATTKKVIPMMPIAEPPMTPLHEVSHKIPDYVKFGPILPKSAGFSPVLKAQGETSEASRLNLASASDENLDDYAGWDPTQGIPEESEDELDYEPEACEESTNRGVKAAPSYSSTIINKDIEATLKVQATRVRSRNQTPNDFSPVDSPKKESPSKPETHGRKEPTSLLRLVSTRAKERTASASLADSPYSSRHSNISSVDNDNELMEQQKSGRKSSSHSRRSSQVLEKSFSNESDEGNNSIISLPLSDKQTPQSRPPKDFVCPITGQIFYDPVTLETGQTYERRAIQEWIDRGNTTCPIARQPFLATELPKTNYVLKRLITSWKEQHPDLAQEMSYAETPRSNLSTPSLNEMSSDSNPSGMTSYPIRRLMDNDPEHKPRRFMRAAVSTSPTSVLSQPAVETVINGLRPYISCLCNSEDLQECEAAVLTIARIWNDSKVESGIHSYLSSPAIVNGFVEILSASLNREVLRTTIHILSQLIYADDSIGEVLTSVDTDFDCLASLMKNGLAEAAILIYLLRPSFSQLSAHNLIPSLTQLISSKSEDPLDLQFVIAPKDAALVLLEQIITGGDETTRLTITMDIISAGSVPALLKCLDRVDGRHSSVTILLCCIRADKSCRNTIASRIELSPVLELFHTGNDSVRGTCIEFFSELVHLNRRNLCNRILQIIKDEGAFSTMHTLLVYLQMAPMEQKPAIASLLLQLDLLVEPRKMSIYREEAIEALIEALRKKEFPASQIAALDALLSLPGHMNTSGKPYTEAWLLKLAGFDQPYNALLKGEKLQTYESEFSETVEEEERAARSWEKRVGFVLCNHEKGAIFRALEECIKSNSLEIAKSCLVISTWLIHMLYNFPDTGVRDAARKYLLDQFITILQSSKNLEEKILATLALGGFITDPGALNELGIYAKNMYKTLRKLKRNSVVVNDLLKALINLPSIDAAEFWCYAEGPELDASINGEVLSILHTRGRLISSHSDGTMKLWDIGKKIPRLIQEVREHSKAVTCLCLSSSGTKLFSGSLDKTIRVWAIKQAEIHCVQIHDVKEAVLELYANSNFACFSPQGTGVKVYNWSGIPRHVNFSKNVKCISLLGDKIYCGCTSYSIQEVDLGTLTSTIFYAGTRKLLGKQTIFSLEVNSGLLIAGGSSVDGIAGKVFSLPSKAVLGTLSTGLDIQKITANNDFIFTASKCGIIEVWLKERVTKIGCIRMSGGNNTKLLSLASDMDGQMLFGGSSDGKIQVSHRLLDYLGRQMSFIFKTGSH, encoded by the exons atggctggaaattataGGTTTGAGATGGATCATACAGATATTGTGAGTTCATTAATCACAACCACTGGGAGTTTTATTCAAGATAGGTTGATTGATAAAGAACAGAGAGCCCTGCAAAAAGAACATTGTGCTGAAAGACTAGCAGCTGAAGATGGAAGCTCTGATAAAGATACCGAAGTTAGGTACTCTGATCAAGCCGTCCTTGCAAATCTTGACTGGGGAATTGAGGCCCTCGAAGAGGCAATTAGCACTTCCAACATGGAGACTAAAATGGCAAGATTAGATTATGCTGAGAAAATGTTACAAGTTTGTGCAATGTTGAATTCTAGTCAGAGAACTGCTGGGGTTCCCAATTTCTATTTGTCTGCATGGGCACATTTGAATCTTTCCTACTTGTGGAAGTTGAGAAACAATGTTCAGAATTCGGTTCTTCATATCTTGGACATGTTTATCATAGACCCTTTTTTCTCCAGGATTGATTTCGCTCCTGAGCTCTGGAAATCATTGTTTCTTCCGCACATGAGTTCCATTATTGGATGGTATTCGGAGGAGAGGCACAGGATAGTGATGGATGTGATTCCTGATTCTAATGACTTGTCCTTTACGGTCGATTTTGATAACTACTTCAATGAATCACTAATCACATCTGTGAGGCCAGATCAAGcagaaaaaatgcaaaagctAGAGCATCTTTATGGGCAATCTTTGGATGAGAATACAAGGCTTTATGCCAGATATTACAAGGAGTGCATGAACTATGACTCTGCCACAACCAAGAAGGTGATCCCTATGATGCCAATTGCAGAGCCACCAATGACACCTTTGCATGAGGTGAGCCATAAAATCCCTGATTATGTCAAATTTGGTCCAATCTTGCCCAAGAGTGCTGGGTTTTCTCCTGTTTTGAAAGCTCAAGGAGAGACAAGCGAAGCGTCTAG ATTAAATTTAGCTTCTGCATCTGATGAGAATCTCGATGACTATGCCGGTTGGGATCCAACT CAAGGAATTCCCGAGGAGAGTGAAGACGAACTCGATTATGAGCCTGAGGCATGTGAAGAATCTACAAACAGAGGTGTAAAAGCTGCACCTTCTTATAGCAGCACTATAATCAATAAGGATATAGAAGCGACTTTGAAAGTGCAGGCGACTAGAGTGAGGAGTCGAAACCAAACACCCAATGACTTCTCCCCTGTGGATTCTCCCAAAAAAGAGTCACCTTCAAAACCAGAGACACATGGTAGGAAGGAACCCACATCTTTATTGCGTTTGGTGTCCACCCGAGCCAAGGAAAGGACAGCCTCTGCTTCTTTGGCTGATTCTCCATATTCATCTCGGCATTCAAACATTAGTTCAGTAGATAATGATAATGAACTGATG GAGCAGCAGAAATCTGGAAGGAAAAGCAGCAGTCATTCTCGAAGGAGCAGTCAAGTCCTGGAGAAAAG CTTCTCAAATGAAAGTGATGAAGGTAACAATAGCATCATCTCTCTGCCATTATCCGACAAGCAGACTCCTCAATCAAGGCCACCAAAAGATTTTGTATGCCCTATAACAGGGCAAATCTTCTATGACCCAGTCACCCTTGAAACAGGACAGACGTATGAAAGAAGAGCTATCCAAGAGTGGATAGACAGAGGAAACACAACTTGTCCCATTGCCCGGCAGCCTTTCTTGGCCACTGAACTGCCCAAAACAAATTATGTCCTAAAAAGACTAATTACCTCTTGGAAAGAACAGCATCCTGATCTTGCTCAGGAGATGTCCTATGCTGAAACTCCAAGAAGTAACTTAAGCACGCCTTCGTTGAATGAGATGTCATCAGATTCCAATCCTTCCGGGATGACTAGTTATCCAATTCGAAGATTAATGGACAACGATCCAGAACATAAACCCCGAAGATTTATGCGAGCTGCAGTGTCAACATCACCAACCAGCGTACTATCTCAACCTGCAGTGGAAACAGTTATAAATGGACTTAGACCTTACATTTCATGTCTCTGTAATTCAGAGGATCTACAAGAATGTGAAGCAGCAGTCTTGACAATAGCCAGGATATGGAATGACTCAAAGGTTGAATCAGGCATTCATTCCTATTTGTCTTCACCAGCAATAGTAAATGGCTTTGTTGAGATATTGTCAGCATCTTTAAACAGGGAAGTTCTCAGAACAACAATTCACATTCTCTCGCAGCTCATATATGCAGATGATAGTATTGGAGAAGTTCTTACCAGTGTGGACACTGATTTTGATTGCCTTGCTTCTCTAATGAAAAATGGTCTTGCTGAGGCAGCAATACTTATATACCTTCTAAGACCGTCATTCTCTCAGCTTTCTGCTCACAACCTTATACCGTCTTTGACACAGCTCATTTCCAGCAAGAGCGAAGATCCCCTCGATCTTCAATTTGTTATAGCGCCCAAGGATGCGGCACTAGTTTTGCTTGAACAGATCATTACAGGAGGTGATGAGACGACCAGGTTGACAATCACTATGGATATTATATCCGCTGGTTCAGTTCCTGCCTTGCTTAAGTGCCTAGATAGGGTGGATGGAAGACATTCCAGTGTGACAATACTGCTATGCTGCATTAGGGCAGATAAGAGTTGCAGAAATACAATAGCCAGCAGAATTGAGTTGTCTCCTGTGCTTGAGTTATTTCATACTGGAAATGATAGTGTGAGAGGCACATGCATAGAATTTTTCTCTGAGTTAGTGCATTTGAACAG GAGAAATTTGTGCAACCGGATTCTGCAAATAATTAAAGATGAAGGAGCATTTAGTACCATGCACACGCTTCTTGTTTATCTACAAATGGCTCCAATGGAGCAGAAACCTGCAATTGCTTCCCTTCTTCTTCAGTTGGATCTCCTG GTTGAACCAAGGAAGATGAGTATCTATAGAGAAGAGGCAATTGAGGCATTAATAGAAGCACTTCGCAAGAAGGAATTCCCAGCCTCTCAAATTGCAGCTTTAGATGCCTTATTATCTCTTCCAGGGCATATGAACACCTCGGGGAAGCCCTACACTGAAGCCTGGTTGCTTAAGCTTGCTGGATTTGATCAACCTTACAATGCTTTGTTGAAAGGAGAAAAGCTACAAACTTATGAAAGTGAATTCAGCGAAACTGTG gaagaagaagaaagagctGCTAGATCTTGGGAAAAAAGAGTGGGATTTGTTCTCTGCAACCATGAAAAAGGAGCAATTTTCAGAGCTTTGGAGGAGTGTATCAAGAGCAATTCACTAGAGATAGCAAAATCTTGTCTTGTCATCAGCACATGGCTCATCCATATGCTTTACAATTTTCCTGATACTGGGGTAAGAGATGCAGCTCGGAAGTATTTGCTTGATCAGTTTATAACCATACTACAATCATCAAAGAACCTTGAGGAGAAGATTTTGGCAACTCTTGCTTTGGGAGGCTTTATTACTGATCCAG GTGCACTTAATGAACTGGGTATATATGCCAAAAACATGTACAAAACATTGAGGAAGCTGAAGCGAAACTCTGTAGTGGTCAATGATTTGTTGAAAGCTTTGATAAACTTGCCATCAATTGATGCG GCAGAGTTCTGGTGCTACGCTGAAGGTCCGGAGTTAGATGCATCCATAAATGGTGAAGTTCTTTCCATTCTTCACACCAGAGGCCGACTTATCAGCAGCCATTCTGATGGAACCATGAAA CTGTGGGATATCGGAAAGAAGATTCCAAGATTAATTCAAGAAGTTCGGGAGCACAGTAAAGCGGTTACATGTCTCTGCCTTTCATCATCTGGTACCAAACTGTTCAGTGGCTCCTTGGACAAGACAATCCGG GTCTGGGCAATCAAGCAGGCAGAAATTCACTGTGTTCAAATCCATGATGTTAAGGAGGCAGTGCTGGAGTTGTATGCCAATAGCAACTTCGCCTGCTTTTCGCCTCAAGGAACTGGAGTAAAG GTTTATAATTGGTCGGGAATTCCTAGGCATGTTAATTTTAGCAAAAATGTGAAATGTATCTCCTTGTTGGGCGATAAGATCTATTGTGGCTGTACCAGTTACAGCATACAG GAGGTGGATTTAGGAACTCTTACATCAACCATATTCTACGCTGGTACAAGGAAATTGCTAGGGAAACAAACAATATTCTCCTTGGAAGTCAACAGCGGTCTTCTTATTGCTGGCGGTTCCTCGGTTGATGGAATAGCAGGAAAG GTGTTCTCTCTCCCGAGCAAGGCCGTCCTAGGAACGCTGTCCACTGGTTTGGACATACAGAAGATAACAGCCAACAATGACTTCATATTTACAGCTTCAAAATGTGGAATAATAGAAGTATGGCTGAAAGAAAGAGTAACAAAGATTGGTTGCATCAGAATGTCCGGTGGGAATAACACGAAATTGTTATCATTAGCTTCCGATATGGATGGACAAATGCTTTTTGGTGGTTCCTCCGATGGCAAAATCCAGGTCAGCCACAGACTTCTTGATTATCTTGGACGTCAAATGTCGTTCATTTTTAAGACTGGATCTCACTAA
- the LOC113749216 gene encoding chaperone protein dnaJ 11, chloroplastic-like, translating to MASSIGSTFAGAAPSCARFKHHLRQPSRISAAHATAGRTSTSTSHIAPQTSLYEVLGIPMGATCQEIKAAYRRLARVLHPDVASSHNSTRGSQDASAAADEFMRVHKAYTTLSDPEKRADYDRTLFRLRRPAYVLSATNRGSGYYTRRTWETDQCW from the coding sequence ATGGCTTCTTCCATTGGCTCCACATTCGCCGGTGCCGCCCCGAGCTGCGCTAGATTCAAGCACCACCTTCGCCAGCCAAGTAGGATTTCGGCAGCTCACGCCACTGCCGGAAGGACATCGACATCTACCTCACACATTGCTCCCCAGACTTCGTTATACGAAGTTCTCGGGATTCCGATGGGGGCCACGTGTCAGGAGATAAAGGCCGCGTACCGGAGATTAGCCAGAGTCTTGCATCCGGACGTTGCGTCGTCTCATAATAGCACTAGGGGTAGCCAGGACGCTTCAGCGGCTGCCGACGAGTTCATGAGAGTTCATAAAGCGTATACGACTCTTTCTGATCCGGAAAAGCGCGCTGATTATGACCGGACGTTGTTCCGGCTGAGACGCCCGGCTTATGTATTGTCGGCCACCAACAGGGGTTCCGGGTATTATACTCGCCGGACTTGGGAGACTGACCAGTGTTGGTAG